A genomic stretch from Arenicella xantha includes:
- a CDS encoding NAD(+)/NADH kinase produces the protein MFKTIGVFGKYQDASVEEPVKALTQHLEKKGLRVKLGHTTAAEIIRDLPQELLHDAVHLDIDLAVVIGGDGTMLHVARRMAEAEIPVIGINRGRLGFLTDIPLADMLEEIDMILNGEFTEEDRMMLDVTVYRGTEVLYQQTALNDIVIGRHALEKLISWEVQVNDQFVTAARSDGVIISTPTGSTAYALSAGGAIMHPGTDVISVVPVSPHTLSNRPITLPANSDLAFTIQNRTKNSAHVSSDGLIGYSLIGDETVKIARSKHVVKLLHTKNYNYFAMLRAKLGWGRTQETR, from the coding sequence ATGTTTAAAACTATCGGCGTATTCGGAAAATATCAAGATGCCAGTGTTGAAGAGCCCGTTAAAGCGCTCACTCAGCACCTCGAAAAAAAAGGATTACGTGTCAAACTAGGTCATACGACTGCGGCGGAAATTATTCGCGACCTACCGCAAGAATTATTGCATGACGCCGTACACCTAGATATAGATCTAGCCGTGGTTATCGGTGGCGACGGCACTATGCTGCATGTGGCACGTCGAATGGCGGAAGCCGAAATCCCAGTCATCGGCATTAACCGCGGTCGACTAGGGTTTCTGACTGATATTCCTCTGGCCGATATGCTCGAAGAGATAGACATGATCTTAAACGGTGAGTTTACCGAGGAAGACCGCATGATGCTGGATGTCACTGTTTACCGTGGCACTGAAGTGCTTTATCAACAAACCGCATTAAACGATATTGTTATCGGCCGCCATGCCCTAGAAAAGCTCATCAGTTGGGAAGTCCAAGTCAATGATCAATTCGTCACCGCCGCGCGTTCAGATGGGGTAATCATTTCCACGCCAACGGGCTCGACTGCCTATGCTTTATCTGCCGGAGGCGCCATTATGCATCCAGGCACTGACGTAATTTCCGTAGTGCCAGTGTCTCCGCACACCTTGTCAAATCGCCCAATTACCCTACCCGCGAACAGTGATTTAGCATTTACAATTCAAAACCGAACTAAAAATAGTGCGCATGTTTCGTCCGATGGTTTGATCGGTTACAGCTTAATTGGCGATGAAACGGTTAAAATTGCTCGATCCAAGCACGTAGTAAAGTTACTACATACGAAAAACTATAACTATTTCGCTATGTTACGAGCAAAATTAGGTTGGGGACGAACACAAGAAACACGCTAG
- a CDS encoding DUF1499 domain-containing protein: MIKLFKPVAILALLGFPIAVIGYRMSLYPFSVAATIITYTVVLSVAVFFLSMVITFVKRRSNPAMAKAARTAAYLVMIPIIGMGYLKLTADNVPPIHNISTDVTNPPAFDKIAGIRSEHHNPLNYDAETLASAQVSAYPNVKTLLTDVPTQAAFDRALSVAKSLGWEIVNVNAEAGVIEATQTTMLWGFKDDVVIRVAQQGDKTAIDLRSVSRIGISDLGANAKRIEAFLEKFVATN; the protein is encoded by the coding sequence ATGATCAAGCTGTTTAAACCAGTTGCAATATTAGCACTACTGGGCTTCCCGATCGCAGTGATTGGTTACCGGATGAGCCTTTATCCGTTTTCTGTGGCGGCGACGATTATTACCTACACGGTCGTCCTTTCCGTTGCGGTGTTTTTCCTATCAATGGTCATAACCTTTGTTAAGCGCCGATCGAATCCGGCAATGGCTAAAGCTGCACGAACTGCAGCGTACCTCGTTATGATTCCAATTATCGGGATGGGGTATTTAAAGTTAACCGCTGACAACGTGCCACCAATCCACAATATATCGACGGATGTTACTAATCCTCCAGCGTTTGATAAAATTGCCGGCATACGTTCAGAGCATCATAATCCACTTAACTACGACGCTGAAACCTTAGCAAGTGCCCAGGTATCAGCTTATCCCAATGTCAAGACCTTGTTGACTGACGTGCCGACGCAAGCGGCTTTTGACCGAGCGCTGTCGGTGGCAAAGTCATTGGGTTGGGAAATTGTTAATGTAAACGCCGAAGCTGGTGTAATCGAAGCCACGCAAACTACCATGTTATGGGGCTTTAAAGATGATGTGGTGATTAGAGTGGCGCAGCAAGGAGATAAAACCGCCATTGATCTGCGTTCAGTGTCGCGGATTGGTATAAGTGATTTAGGTGCAAATGCTAAGCGAATTGAAGCTTTTCTGGAAAAGTTTGTGGCGACAAACTAG
- the recN gene encoding DNA repair protein RecN: MALRELTIRNFAIIKHLEIEIDDGLTVVTGETGAGKSILLDALDLLLGSRAENEMIRHGEEQCEITAIFEIKGLTEVQEWLSEHDLSGDDEGLCLIRRVLRKSKPTKCYINDQPTTLASLRELGYLLVDLHGQHEHQALSRSADQRRVLDQFSGHGDAIKVMAKLASKIRRLEKELGSTTQVRSDNADRIELIEFQVSELDEANVVEGEFEELEIEYTRLNNSQELIDGIELAIDSLFENESSNLTSELGRQIHSLSDLQEFDPSITPVNDLLNTALVQIEEAQSLLNAVRSKIDQDPERLREIEQRRDTIINLARKHRCRESELPGRHQALHVELEELKDSSSQPEKLQRKIKEAKASYFKIAQAISEKRQLVAEQLSEEITRQMQDLGMRGGELAIVVEPQISDDIVVTDHGIDHIEFMVSTNHGMPLKSLNKTASGGELSRISLAIQVITSQKLDTPTMIFDEVDVGVGGRVAQIVGSRLRDLGKHAQVICITHLPQVASQGQQHIFIDKVTTDSETYSNLVKLDADGRTTEIARMLGGEVITERTRAHAQEMLAAAN; this comes from the coding sequence ATGGCTCTACGCGAACTTACTATCCGAAACTTTGCAATCATCAAGCATCTTGAAATAGAGATCGATGATGGCTTAACTGTCGTTACTGGCGAAACCGGCGCCGGCAAATCAATTCTGCTCGATGCCTTAGATTTGTTACTTGGGTCAAGGGCCGAAAACGAGATGATTCGTCACGGCGAAGAGCAGTGTGAAATCACCGCTATTTTTGAAATTAAGGGCTTAACAGAAGTACAAGAATGGCTTTCTGAGCACGACCTGTCCGGTGATGATGAAGGCCTATGCTTGATTCGTCGAGTTCTGCGCAAGAGTAAGCCGACCAAATGCTACATAAATGACCAGCCCACTACCTTAGCTAGTCTGCGCGAATTAGGTTACTTGTTAGTTGACCTGCATGGCCAACACGAGCATCAAGCCTTATCTCGAAGTGCCGATCAACGGCGCGTATTAGACCAATTTTCAGGTCACGGCGACGCCATCAAAGTCATGGCCAAACTAGCTTCGAAAATTCGACGCTTAGAAAAAGAACTTGGTTCAACCACTCAAGTACGCAGTGACAATGCCGATCGCATTGAATTAATTGAATTCCAAGTTAGTGAGCTCGATGAAGCTAACGTGGTTGAAGGCGAATTCGAAGAGCTCGAGATTGAATATACTCGACTGAATAATTCGCAAGAGTTAATCGACGGTATTGAACTGGCCATCGACTCATTGTTTGAGAACGAATCGTCTAACTTGACGTCGGAACTGGGTCGTCAAATTCACTCACTTAGCGATTTACAGGAATTCGACCCAAGCATTACTCCTGTTAACGACCTCCTTAACACCGCTCTAGTGCAAATTGAAGAAGCACAGTCATTGTTGAACGCGGTGCGGAGTAAAATAGATCAGGACCCCGAGCGCTTACGCGAAATTGAGCAACGTCGAGACACGATTATCAATTTGGCGCGCAAACACCGCTGCCGAGAGAGCGAATTACCCGGTCGCCATCAGGCTTTGCATGTAGAGCTAGAAGAACTGAAAGACAGCAGTTCGCAACCAGAGAAACTACAACGGAAGATTAAAGAAGCAAAAGCTAGCTACTTCAAAATTGCCCAAGCAATTTCTGAGAAACGGCAATTAGTAGCGGAGCAACTATCTGAAGAGATCACTCGCCAGATGCAGGACTTAGGTATGCGTGGCGGCGAACTAGCAATTGTAGTAGAGCCACAAATAAGTGACGACATTGTGGTCACTGACCACGGGATTGACCATATTGAGTTTATGGTCAGCACCAACCATGGGATGCCACTAAAATCACTAAATAAAACAGCCTCAGGCGGTGAACTGTCACGAATCAGTCTTGCGATTCAAGTAATTACAAGTCAAAAACTCGATACACCGACCATGATTTTCGACGAAGTTGATGTTGGTGTCGGTGGTCGCGTCGCACAAATTGTCGGCTCACGCCTTCGCGACCTTGGAAAACACGCACAGGTAATCTGCATAACGCATTTACCGCAAGTTGCTTCGCAGGGCCAGCAACATATATTTATTGACAAAGTAACAACCGACTCAGAAACTTACTCGAACTTGGTCAAACTAGATGCTGACGGCCGAACCACTGAAATAGCTCGCATGCTCGGCGGCGAAGTAATTACCGAAAGAACTCGAGCGCATGCCCAAGAAATGTTGGCAGCCGCCAACTAA
- a CDS encoding outer membrane protein assembly factor BamE, producing MTGCIRPYQPDIQQGNIINNSDLREIRYGMTKQEVLFILGTPMVIDPFNEQRWDYFYSKRHQAKNQTSQRLITALFDGNKLVKLEGDVDLANVQLLEPSTEDKQHGGTVITKPTQREKGLLNRLGIIKGKQ from the coding sequence ATGACTGGCTGCATTCGTCCGTATCAACCGGATATTCAGCAAGGGAATATAATCAATAATAGTGACTTGCGAGAAATTCGCTATGGAATGACTAAACAAGAAGTCTTGTTCATTCTTGGCACGCCAATGGTAATTGATCCGTTTAATGAGCAGCGCTGGGACTATTTCTATTCCAAACGGCACCAAGCTAAAAATCAAACGTCGCAACGTTTAATAACGGCGCTATTTGATGGCAACAAATTGGTCAAACTCGAAGGTGATGTCGACTTAGCCAACGTTCAATTACTCGAGCCAAGCACCGAAGACAAACAGCACGGCGGAACGGTAATAACCAAACCGACCCAACGAGAAAAAGGCCTGCTAAACCGTCTCGGTATCATCAAGGGAAAGCAGTAG
- a CDS encoding low molecular weight protein-tyrosine-phosphatase: MAMTKILFVCMGNICRSPTAHGVMQAKVTERGLAKRFHIESAGTHAYHVGEKSDPRSRQAAAQRGVDMEFIRAQKISILDYDEYDYILAMDHDNLELVNYYAPQGHQAEVALFLSYANQAGLIDELVVPDPYYGGESGFEQVFDLVDKGCDALLEHILDA, from the coding sequence ATGGCTATGACTAAAATTTTGTTTGTGTGTATGGGGAACATCTGTCGATCGCCGACTGCCCACGGTGTAATGCAGGCGAAGGTGACGGAGCGAGGATTGGCAAAGCGTTTCCATATTGAATCAGCCGGAACTCATGCATATCATGTCGGCGAAAAATCCGACCCACGGTCTCGGCAGGCCGCTGCTCAACGAGGCGTTGATATGGAGTTTATCCGTGCCCAGAAAATCTCGATACTCGATTATGATGAATATGATTACATTCTGGCGATGGACCACGATAATCTAGAGTTGGTCAATTATTACGCACCACAAGGTCACCAGGCTGAAGTCGCATTATTTCTGTCGTATGCCAACCAAGCGGGGTTGATTGACGAGTTGGTCGTGCCAGACCCGTATTATGGTGGCGAGTCCGGTTTCGAGCAGGTGTTCGATTTAGTCGATAAAGGCTGTGATGCTTTACTAGAGCATATTCTCGATGCCTAA
- a CDS encoding N-acetyltransferase, whose amino-acid sequence MPHNSAQVRPATHVDVQAIQKLLNHYASMGDLLPRTRDDILKNLEHFRVIEQQGDIIACGSLENFTDELAEIRSLMVRTDIKGSGLGREIVQHLIEMAQARQVKRLMALTYVPIFFHKLGFKTVNKEIFPEKIWGICVNCYKFKNCDEIAVLMEL is encoded by the coding sequence ATGCCTCATAATTCTGCGCAGGTTCGACCTGCAACGCACGTCGATGTCCAAGCAATCCAAAAATTGCTAAATCACTACGCCTCAATGGGCGACCTGCTACCCCGTACCCGCGATGACATTCTAAAAAACTTAGAACACTTCCGAGTTATTGAACAGCAGGGAGATATCATCGCCTGCGGATCACTTGAAAATTTCACCGACGAACTCGCCGAGATACGCAGCCTGATGGTTAGGACCGACATCAAAGGGAGTGGCCTAGGCCGCGAGATTGTGCAACATTTAATTGAAATGGCTCAAGCCAGACAGGTCAAACGACTAATGGCGTTGACCTACGTACCGATCTTTTTTCACAAATTAGGTTTCAAAACGGTTAATAAAGAGATATTTCCCGAGAAAATTTGGGGAATTTGTGTAAACTGCTACAAATTCAAGAATTGCGACGAAATAGCCGTCCTGATGGAGCTGTGA
- the lpxK gene encoding tetraacyldisaccharide 4'-kinase translates to MTVLLWPLSVLYRVLFAANRCLYQCGLKSVYRAPVPVIVVGNVSVGGTGKTPLVIYLVELLTAQGFKPGVISRGYHSQAHAGPLLVSPQTPVQQAGDEPALIVRRTGVPLCIDSNRKAAIECLLDNHDINVVISDDGLQHFALQRDIEICLLDQTSPMLNEHLLPAGPFREPLMRASSCDIVVHHGGSEEQGITMQLEATSPSPLVTATSAEGAEFNASQPFVAVAGIGNPDRFFNTCREYGFTFESKPFPDHHQFSKSDIDFGDRIVLMTEKDAVKCQEFADARHWYLPVSAKLSTGFDEQVIALLTKVVS, encoded by the coding sequence GTGACTGTTCTACTATGGCCGTTGTCCGTGCTCTACCGAGTACTTTTTGCCGCCAATCGATGCTTGTATCAATGTGGACTGAAGTCTGTGTACCGTGCGCCAGTGCCGGTGATTGTGGTGGGAAATGTGTCCGTTGGGGGCACGGGTAAGACGCCGCTGGTGATTTACTTGGTTGAACTATTGACTGCTCAGGGGTTTAAACCTGGGGTAATCAGCCGTGGTTACCACAGTCAAGCACATGCCGGACCCTTGCTGGTATCGCCACAGACTCCAGTTCAGCAAGCGGGCGATGAGCCGGCGTTGATTGTGCGTCGAACCGGCGTACCTTTATGCATCGATTCCAATCGTAAAGCCGCCATTGAGTGTTTACTGGATAACCACGACATTAATGTCGTTATTAGCGACGATGGTTTGCAGCACTTTGCTTTACAGCGCGATATTGAAATATGTTTGCTGGATCAGACATCGCCGATGCTAAATGAACATTTATTACCCGCTGGGCCTTTTCGGGAACCGCTCATGCGTGCGTCGTCTTGTGACATTGTGGTGCACCATGGTGGCAGTGAAGAGCAGGGGATTACGATGCAGCTCGAGGCGACGTCGCCATCGCCCCTTGTGACCGCCACTAGCGCAGAGGGAGCGGAGTTTAACGCGAGTCAGCCGTTTGTCGCGGTAGCCGGCATTGGCAACCCAGATCGCTTTTTTAATACTTGTCGAGAATATGGGTTTACGTTCGAATCCAAACCGTTTCCAGATCATCATCAGTTTTCCAAAAGTGACATTGATTTTGGTGATCGAATTGTTCTAATGACCGAAAAAGATGCGGTGAAATGCCAAGAATTTGCTGACGCACGACACTGGTATTTGCCAGTAAGTGCTAAACTATCAACAGGTTTCGATGAACAAGTAATCGCGTTATTAACCAAGGTAGTGAGCTAG
- a CDS encoding L,D-transpeptidase, giving the protein MPKNIVHIIVDTSEQTLEGFCDAGNAVYRASISTASNGVGQMMGSECTPLGEHRIRAKIGAGQPLNSVFIARRPTGEICSDALLKRFPTRDWILTRILWLCGNQSGFNRGGSVDTQRRYIYIHGAPDTHSMGVPSSHGCIKMRNNDIVRLFDRVEIGTKVSIQ; this is encoded by the coding sequence ATGCCTAAAAACATAGTGCACATTATCGTCGATACCAGCGAGCAAACCCTTGAGGGCTTCTGTGACGCCGGTAATGCTGTGTATCGAGCATCGATCTCGACCGCCAGTAATGGCGTGGGCCAAATGATGGGGAGTGAGTGCACACCGCTTGGTGAGCATCGAATTCGCGCTAAAATTGGTGCTGGACAACCGTTGAATTCGGTGTTCATAGCGCGCCGACCAACTGGTGAAATATGTTCTGACGCGTTGCTTAAGCGGTTCCCTACGCGTGACTGGATACTTACACGCATTCTGTGGTTATGTGGTAATCAATCAGGGTTTAATCGCGGCGGGTCAGTTGATACACAGCGGCGTTATATATACATACACGGCGCACCTGACACGCACTCAATGGGCGTGCCGAGTTCACATGGTTGCATCAAGATGCGAAATAACGATATTGTGCGACTCTTCGATCGAGTTGAGATCGGCACAAAGGTATCTATACAATAA
- the nagZ gene encoding beta-N-acetylhexosaminidase: MTYSEHHLPLGPVMVDVAGLTLEQHERDRLLHPSVGAVILFARNYQSRDQVRALIKEIKALRHPALLVSVDQEGGRVQRFQDQFTRLPAADEFGKLWQEDCQSAPVKAFESAFTMASELIDVGVDFSFAPVFDVTSQASDVIGDRCFHADPMVAAELLGAYIDGMHAAGMVAIAKHFPGHGGVSGDSHHCLPTDPRAIQEITKRDLVPYQQLINEIAGVMTAHVLFSACDDSIPTYSDFWLQTVLRQELAFEGVIFSDDLTMQGAIDAVPGGASQDKFRDAVDDRSIASSSIVESAQRAIYAGCDMVLVCNRPDLADELLEGLEFEPNEALSAKLSRLSARESNI; encoded by the coding sequence ATGACTTATTCTGAACATCATTTACCGCTTGGCCCAGTGATGGTCGACGTGGCAGGATTAACGCTGGAGCAGCATGAACGTGACCGCTTGCTACATCCTAGCGTTGGGGCGGTGATATTATTTGCCAGAAACTACCAAAGTCGAGATCAAGTTAGGGCGTTGATCAAGGAGATTAAGGCGCTGCGTCATCCTGCCTTGTTGGTGTCGGTTGATCAAGAGGGCGGTCGGGTTCAACGCTTTCAAGACCAGTTTACCCGATTGCCAGCTGCCGATGAATTCGGCAAGTTATGGCAAGAGGATTGTCAGTCTGCGCCGGTAAAGGCATTTGAATCAGCGTTTACCATGGCAAGTGAACTTATCGATGTTGGCGTAGATTTTAGTTTTGCGCCGGTGTTTGATGTGACCTCTCAAGCCAGCGATGTGATTGGTGATCGGTGTTTTCATGCGGATCCAATGGTCGCCGCCGAGCTTTTAGGCGCCTACATTGATGGCATGCATGCGGCGGGTATGGTCGCTATTGCAAAGCATTTTCCTGGCCATGGCGGTGTTAGTGGCGACTCGCATCATTGTTTGCCCACGGACCCCAGAGCAATACAGGAAATAACAAAGCGTGATTTGGTCCCGTACCAGCAGCTTATTAATGAAATTGCCGGGGTTATGACTGCTCATGTTCTATTCAGTGCCTGCGATGACTCGATTCCGACTTATTCTGACTTTTGGTTGCAGACGGTATTGCGACAAGAGCTGGCGTTCGAAGGGGTTATCTTTAGCGATGACCTTACGATGCAAGGAGCAATTGATGCAGTGCCTGGTGGCGCTTCGCAAGATAAGTTTAGGGATGCGGTGGATGACCGCTCAATAGCCAGTAGTTCAATCGTGGAGAGCGCTCAACGCGCTATCTACGCTGGATGCGATATGGTCTTAGTCTGTAATCGCCCCGATTTGGCGGATGAATTGCTCGAAGGTTTAGAGTTTGAACCTAACGAGGCCTTATCTGCTAAACTCTCGCGGCTTAGCGCACGCGAATCGAACATTTAA
- the kdsB gene encoding 3-deoxy-manno-octulosonate cytidylyltransferase codes for MSFTVVIPARYASTRLPGKALADIGGKPMIEHVVDRANESEATRVVVATDDERIANALEAIDCEVCMTRADHLSGSDRLAEVVQTLDFSDQDIIVNVQGDEPFVPSQLINQVANALSQSSTAAMATAAKPLVDEQEIINPNVVKVVFAQNGDALYFSRAPIPYARNDRQASAWHHIGIYSYRAGFLRSYHNLLPSNMELTESLEQLRVLDNGYKIVVETVDYETGVGVDTPEDLENARKLFAR; via the coding sequence ATGTCTTTTACTGTAGTAATTCCGGCCCGATACGCATCGACTCGATTGCCCGGCAAAGCGCTGGCCGATATCGGCGGTAAGCCAATGATTGAGCATGTCGTTGATCGTGCTAATGAGTCAGAGGCCACACGTGTCGTGGTAGCGACTGACGACGAGCGAATCGCTAATGCTCTTGAAGCGATTGACTGTGAAGTCTGCATGACTCGTGCAGATCATTTAAGTGGTAGCGACCGATTGGCGGAAGTGGTTCAGACTCTAGACTTTTCGGATCAAGACATTATTGTTAATGTTCAAGGTGATGAGCCGTTCGTGCCTAGTCAACTTATCAATCAAGTTGCTAATGCGTTGAGTCAATCCTCTACAGCGGCAATGGCTACGGCTGCAAAGCCATTAGTGGACGAGCAGGAAATCATAAACCCCAACGTGGTGAAAGTGGTATTTGCGCAAAACGGCGACGCGCTCTATTTTTCTAGAGCGCCGATTCCCTATGCGCGTAATGACAGGCAGGCTAGTGCTTGGCACCATATCGGCATTTACTCGTATCGGGCGGGTTTCTTGCGCAGTTACCACAATCTGTTACCCAGTAATATGGAGCTGACCGAGTCTTTAGAACAGTTGCGAGTATTAGACAACGGCTACAAAATTGTGGTCGAAACGGTCGATTATGAGACCGGCGTTGGCGTCGATACTCCAGAAGACTTAGAAAATGCTCGAAAGCTCTTTGCCCGTTAA
- a CDS encoding Trm112 family protein, which yields MDQKILEILCCPITKGSLEFDAEKNELISKSAKLAYPIRDGILILLEDEARELEVD from the coding sequence ATGGATCAAAAAATATTGGAAATTCTGTGTTGCCCGATCACCAAAGGGTCACTTGAATTTGACGCTGAAAAGAATGAGTTGATTTCTAAATCAGCGAAGTTGGCTTATCCAATCAGAGATGGCATTCTCATTCTGTTGGAAGATGAAGCACGTGAACTCGAAGTGGACTAG
- the hrcA gene encoding heat-inducible transcriptional repressor HrcA produces MSLDPRAENVLKNLVETYIQQGQPVGSRTLSKLPQLGVSSATVRNVMSDLEELGLITSPHTSAGRIPTAQGYRLFVDSMIKASPFTQSAIKQLTERFDNESDPDALLSHASDVLSELSHFAGVVVLPNHAAARFHQIEFMRLSEARVLAILVTEDGRVQNRVLPSSESFSDAELVEAANFFNSRYKGNTLNDVRRLLIEDMHKDNDRMHTINRTAMQAASRVISEEESDKNKKDVVLSGEQKLLDVPDLCQIETLQRLFDAFKTKRDLLDLLDRSLKAEGVSVFIGEESGYLALGECSVIASPYQVDGKVLGTLGVVGPTRMAYSEVISVVDITAKLLSQALTKSSRA; encoded by the coding sequence ATGAGTCTAGATCCACGTGCGGAAAATGTATTAAAGAACTTGGTTGAAACCTATATTCAACAAGGTCAACCAGTTGGCTCTCGTACGCTCTCAAAACTCCCTCAGCTAGGCGTAAGCTCTGCTACGGTTCGCAATGTCATGTCGGACCTCGAAGAGTTGGGCTTGATTACCTCTCCGCACACATCCGCTGGGCGCATTCCTACTGCACAGGGATATAGGTTGTTTGTCGATAGTATGATCAAGGCGTCGCCATTCACGCAGTCCGCGATTAAGCAATTAACCGAGCGATTTGATAATGAGTCAGACCCAGATGCTTTGTTGTCGCATGCGTCTGATGTGCTGTCGGAGCTCAGTCATTTTGCCGGTGTTGTGGTGTTACCTAATCACGCAGCAGCGCGCTTTCACCAAATAGAATTCATGCGCTTAAGCGAAGCGCGTGTGTTGGCTATTTTAGTCACTGAGGATGGACGCGTGCAAAATCGTGTTTTGCCCAGTTCAGAGTCCTTCAGCGATGCCGAGCTGGTAGAGGCAGCGAATTTCTTCAACAGTCGCTATAAAGGCAATACGCTCAATGATGTACGGCGATTATTGATCGAAGATATGCATAAAGACAACGATCGAATGCATACGATTAATCGCACTGCAATGCAGGCTGCAAGTCGCGTAATATCTGAGGAAGAGTCAGATAAAAACAAAAAAGACGTAGTGTTAAGCGGTGAGCAAAAGTTGCTAGATGTTCCCGATTTGTGCCAAATAGAAACTTTGCAGCGCTTGTTTGATGCGTTTAAAACAAAACGCGACTTATTAGATTTGCTAGATCGTAGTTTAAAGGCGGAAGGGGTTAGCGTGTTTATCGGGGAGGAGTCGGGGTATCTCGCCTTAGGGGAGTGCAGCGTAATTGCTAGTCCGTACCAAGTCGATGGCAAGGTGCTCGGCACATTAGGCGTGGTGGGACCAACCCGTATGGCCTACTCGGAAGTTATCTCGGTGGTGGATATTACCGCAAAATTACTAAGCCAAGCGTTAACTAAGTCGTCACGCGCTTAA